From the genome of Ptychodera flava strain L36383 chromosome 13, AS_Pfla_20210202, whole genome shotgun sequence:
ATTGAAACTCATTTTAAATGTCTCTTTATATGTTACGAGTAATTAATTTCCCCCTCATGGCCTTGTAACCCCGCCGGTAGGTGTGTCTATAATTTACTCAGCCAATCCAAGTCAAGCTGTCCCGCACGTAGACAACCTTGTAATATTTCTGGTTACACATACATGCTGTCCGTACGGTCGCTCGGAAGTCCCGATAGTCAAACCGGTCCTGGTTTCGGGCCTGCATGCCAGCACTCAGCTGGTATGTCGCATTGAGAACGACGATTTTGACGTCCTCTTCGGAGAGGTGGGACCGTTTTTAGGGTGACCTGGTAATGGCAAATGAAGGCTGACAAGACGATGGTATAGCGAGTCAAAAAATCGCCGTCTTCGAGTATGCCACTTACGGGATCACTGCACGGACACCATCATGAACGAAGAAAATCGAGATCCGAGGGGTTTGAGTTTGTCCGGGTACCACATTAACGGCTTCGGAACCCAAGCAAGCAGTCAATATAATAGCCAGAGCATCGATGAACCGAACAGTCCCCCGGTCTTTTGGTCACCAGGCGATTTTCCGCCCCGAGAATGTCGATCTCCGGACGAATTTTACTTGGATAGGTGGGCCAATGGATATACTTCCTACAGCAGCGGCGCGTCGTCCTCGGGCGAGTCGTCGCCGCTAAGCCCGACAAGACATCGCAAACCGTCCGGCAGTTCCCTCAAAGACCCGTCGAAAACCCCGCCAGGCACACCGACGCGTCGTAAGTCCGTCAAATTCGCAGACGCGTTGGGGTTGGATCTGGAATTCGTACGCCATATCTTGACCGACTCAGTGCCAAACGTACCTGACTACGCATACAGTTCGCTGGTCAGCCAAGACAGACTAGGCGATCATAAATATCTAACGACGTGTTTCACACAGCCAAGTGCCCTTCCGGATTTTATGGACAGAATAAGAAGCCAGAAGGTGTGCTTAGAAAACGCCGTAGTGTCCGGTTTAACGATTCTCGGTACTGTCAAAGTACTCAATATTGCCTACCACAAAACTGTCAAGGTTCGCTTCACGACCACTGAGTGGCGTACAAGTTACGACATACCGGCAAGTTACGTACAGGATTCGTGCGACGGACAGACAGACCGGTTTTCGTTCGGTCTGACGACCCCGAGAGACTTTCACGTTGGCGCTCGTTTACACTTCGCCGTGATGTACGAGGTGAGCGGAGCTACACACTGGGATAACAACCACGGGGGCAACTACACGTTTGAATGCTACACGAGGGCGAACGACTCCACCGGTGATGGCGATGCTCTGtggatgcattttgtttgaaataatagGTAAACCCTGAAATATATGATTTTTCTGCTTTCAGTGTTTTGCAAACACCGATCACGAGGGCCTTAATATTAATCACAAAGGCCTGGCAGCGTCATTCCTTTGTTCTAAACGTACCAGCAACTATTGAGCCGAACGTTCTTTTTTTTAACTTGTTTATGAACTAGGGTCGATGGCTGCTGTGTTTCGTAACTTGGCGTGAAAAGGTAATGAAAATTCATGCCTGTCAAAACATGTCGATGACGATGCACTGTCATTTATGTACCAGTGGGAATGACAACCCTTTATAGAATTCACGGTCTCTTTCTTATGTTTAGGCTTTTTACCCCCGATTTTATGGCATTTCAGTAGGTCCAGTGACTTTTCGAAACAGTCGAATATCACTGTTCTGGATTGCCTAGTACATTTCGTATCATTGTGACACGTTTTTTAGCGCGGGTAATGTTTGACAGACCTTTGTAAGAGAGTTTAGGTGATCCGATGATTTTAACCCGACTCCAGTCCGTTGTGCGGAGCCGTGCGTGTGTATTTTGTACATCAGCTGACTGCCTGCAGGTCACAGTATGGCTTCAAGAATGCAAGTCATCCAACGGGTGACTAACTTCAACAAGAAAGTGAATTGCGACTATTTCAGTACCTAGCAAAAACGAAAGATTGCTGCCATCATCATGACAATTCAAGAAAAGCATGCGTTTGTTTATAATATCATTTTGGATCCTCTTGACAAGAAACACCGTGTTTATCCGTTTTCTAAGACGATTCGGAGATTCTCTACTACCAGTGAAACGACCTGGTAATAATAACATCTTTATGTGGCATTAACTAATTGTGTCATTCTCGAGTCACAGTGTGCCGTGATAGTGAAGGCTTCGACATACCACTGCTTGGTTCTGTAAATTTAAAGGCGCTATGCAATGTACTTGGCATGAGTCCAAAATTCAGGAGCTGCTAGCTGTAGCGAGCTGCACAGGCATGAAACCTAGCTATAGCTGATATTCAAACTCTTCTTAAGCAGATGCAATTTCTTCCATTTCAAGCTGTAGCTGTTTTAAGTTTGCCTGTGTTGATGAAGACGTCTGATGGTCTAGAAGAATTTTAATCTAAAGAAATAATACCAATGTCACTGGCAAAGCACGCGCGCGCTTGTAGTCTCGCCAGACAACGCCATTTATCGTCTTGATGAGTACTTTGCAGTTACCCGACAACACATCGAGCTTTGATTAATAATTCGGGGACACGGTTGAGCCGATACTGTTGAGCCATTTAGTGTGATATATGTAACACAAACAGATTTGTTTAATGTCAAGTCATGACGGATTTGGGCCTATGTTTCGGCTCTGTCATCCTACTCTCCAAAAAGGCCGATAAAATTTGTATTGGGTGGCATTTCctaaggtaaaatgcgcccggggacatatattcggactccaaaacttttacaattattttctgatataccacttgtggggttcatttgacagaaattggtgtaagaaaactttttactgtcttagtttttcgaaaatcgatttttttcccatatagttgacacagggattgtggccattttgaatttcaaatataggtaaatcttgggtaattaaTAGTCGAAACATTccttgaggaaactttgagcaaaagtttaagtctttcactttcgaggcgtgaGTAACTTTATTAAGAAAGGGTGGGAAAGTCGGGATTTGTTTGGTCCAGAATGATATCGGAGGCCTAAGCCGAGAAAAAGTGCAACATTTTCTCACCTTGTCATACAAAATGCCccaacaatggatttgggagtTTTGAAATGAGAGAGGGTTAAGTCAGGTTATATCGGAAAAAACAAGTATTGCTTTCCTGACCAAAGAGGTGTCCCTGTCATCAACTCACACGACATTGAATTCTTCGCATTCGACAATGCTACATCACAGACATAACTTTAAGAGGTAAAGATCAACGACATTAAAAATTAATGCAATAGTTAGCGTTATATTGgaatacaaatataaattgtcaaCAGCTTGCCCAATTACCTCATCAGATCTATTGATAGGATGGCAATTCTGAGATGAATGAAATGGTATATGTTAGTACTTGCGCAATTTAATCACTTGAAATATTAGTATTCCCCTGATAAGAGTGGCAGTCTTTGGAATTCATGAATCATTCTAAAATCACGACAGTCGAGGGTCACTCAACATCTGGGGATAAGTTAACAAGTCGATGCTTTTGAGCTATTTTGAATACGATTATGGTGTCACCAATACATCGCCTGTACAGCCACGGGAAACCGGATGAGGAAAAATGTCTTTAGCTTTTGCTTGTGAAGCTCTCTTCGCGCGGTTGAAAGACTGGAATAATTGCGGTCGAGATTGTGGATTCACAGAGAACTTTGCACGAGCCCAAAGTCAGTGACCCT
Proteins encoded in this window:
- the LOC139147951 gene encoding glycogen-binding subunit 76A-like, which gives rise to MNEENRDPRGLSLSGYHINGFGTQASSQYNSQSIDEPNSPPVFWSPGDFPPRECRSPDEFYLDRWANGYTSYSSGASSSGESSPLSPTRHRKPSGSSLKDPSKTPPGTPTRRKSVKFADALGLDLEFVRHILTDSVPNVPDYAYSSLVSQDRLGDHKYLTTCFTQPSALPDFMDRIRSQKVCLENAVVSGLTILGTVKVLNIAYHKTVKVRFTTTEWRTSYDIPASYVQDSCDGQTDRFSFGLTTPRDFHVGARLHFAVMYEVSGATHWDNNHGGNYTFECYTRANDSTGDGDALWMHFV